In Halorubellus sp. JP-L1, one DNA window encodes the following:
- a CDS encoding fe2+ transport protein yields the protein MERRRLLQSLPAVAGVGLAGCLDSGGGGTETTATDGDEPTETSESTTATPDGPTGIYVQTFMDKMVSSGMGKAGDLRAMLMLSIPHDFWNINGTSVEKTAATDADSFHLMATVFDAATNTVLPASVSTEVLRDGETVTQEVTYPMLSQRMGFHYGANFEVSSFGSYVARVNFEGLGSTRGVGDLEGAYGEGVTVEIPFEWTQSVADQFSVRDVDAGGKAGAVRPMGSMDAPMGELPAPDALPGSVVGSKLSDGANLVAGRVDGGGRFADGSDYLYVSARTRYNGYVVPMMGLEATVTRDGETVFDDRLAPAIDGEMGYHYGAAVDAVESGDAVDVRATTPAQVARHEGYERAFRQLRAVSFEA from the coding sequence ATGGAACGACGCCGCCTCCTCCAGTCCCTCCCCGCAGTCGCTGGCGTCGGCCTCGCGGGCTGCCTCGATTCGGGCGGTGGCGGGACCGAGACGACGGCGACCGACGGCGACGAACCGACCGAGACCAGCGAGTCGACGACCGCGACGCCGGACGGCCCCACCGGTATCTACGTGCAGACGTTCATGGACAAGATGGTGTCCTCGGGCATGGGGAAAGCGGGCGATCTCCGGGCGATGCTGATGCTCTCCATCCCGCACGACTTCTGGAATATAAACGGGACGAGCGTCGAGAAGACGGCGGCGACCGACGCGGACAGCTTCCACCTGATGGCGACCGTGTTCGACGCGGCGACGAACACCGTCCTGCCCGCGAGCGTCAGCACGGAGGTCCTCCGGGACGGCGAGACGGTGACCCAGGAGGTCACGTACCCGATGCTCTCCCAGCGCATGGGGTTTCACTACGGCGCGAACTTCGAGGTCTCGTCGTTCGGCTCGTACGTCGCCCGCGTGAACTTCGAGGGGCTCGGGTCGACGCGCGGCGTCGGCGACCTCGAGGGCGCGTACGGCGAGGGCGTGACCGTCGAGATTCCCTTCGAGTGGACGCAGTCGGTCGCCGACCAGTTCAGCGTCCGCGACGTCGACGCGGGCGGGAAGGCCGGCGCGGTCAGACCGATGGGGTCGATGGACGCGCCGATGGGCGAACTCCCGGCACCCGACGCGCTCCCCGGGTCGGTCGTCGGGTCGAAGCTCTCCGACGGCGCGAACCTGGTCGCGGGCCGCGTCGACGGTGGCGGTCGGTTCGCCGACGGCAGCGACTACCTGTACGTCTCCGCGAGGACGCGGTACAACGGTTACGTCGTCCCGATGATGGGGCTCGAGGCGACCGTGACGCGGGACGGCGAGACGGTGTTCGACGACCGGCTCGCGCCCGCGATCGACGGCGAGATGGGCTACCACTACGGCGCGGCCGTCGACGCCGTCGAGTCCGGCGACGCGGTCGACGTGCGTGCGACGACGCCCGCCCAGGTCGCGCGACACGAGGGCTACGAGCGCGCGTTCCGCCAGCTACGGGCGGTCTCGTTCGAGGCGTGA
- a CDS encoding phosphotransferase: MTEVNIDDDDGVVVDALAAAFPDREVATVGEAGLSWNEGNRTVRVEFAAGDGAYLKVAVDGDGSRAATEAAGLSYANAHTDAAVPTVLARDLDRDRPYLATADVDSSTAEDTAGVHSATAEAAPAVVGWRAWRNADDDERAALARGLGRTLASVHACRFDDHGHVVGGDADGLDLDRGAWTDVLLDTIDFTREQAGDGRFAHHFDAVVELVEAGRDRLDRAPAALLHGDPARPNTFVRDATAGAPDAAATAPDATATAPDATATAPDATATAPDVDGTPTVGLLDWELAHVGDPVRELQRANRQFVTSTFDPGTDRHVDAFYDGYRERADGLPDGFDDRHRIYDAVAYLGVSGFFEKWEREFETSTDEIAADVREEMDRRLDAAWSTVETAPGH; this comes from the coding sequence GTGACCGAAGTGAACATCGACGACGACGACGGCGTCGTGGTGGACGCGCTCGCAGCCGCGTTCCCCGACCGCGAGGTGGCGACGGTCGGCGAGGCGGGACTCTCCTGGAACGAGGGCAATCGGACGGTCCGCGTCGAGTTCGCGGCCGGCGACGGCGCGTACCTCAAGGTCGCCGTCGACGGCGACGGCTCTCGCGCCGCGACCGAGGCGGCGGGGCTCTCGTACGCGAACGCCCACACCGACGCGGCCGTCCCGACCGTGCTCGCACGCGACCTGGACCGCGACCGACCGTACCTCGCGACAGCGGACGTCGACAGTTCGACTGCCGAGGATACCGCAGGCGTCCACTCTGCGACTGCCGAGGCCGCCCCGGCGGTCGTCGGCTGGCGAGCGTGGCGCAACGCCGACGACGACGAACGCGCGGCGCTCGCTCGCGGGCTCGGTCGGACGCTCGCCAGCGTCCACGCCTGTCGATTCGACGACCACGGGCACGTCGTCGGCGGCGACGCCGACGGCCTCGACCTCGACCGCGGCGCGTGGACGGACGTCCTCCTCGACACGATCGATTTCACGCGCGAACAGGCCGGCGACGGCCGGTTCGCGCACCACTTCGACGCCGTCGTCGAACTCGTCGAGGCCGGGCGCGACCGGCTCGATCGAGCGCCGGCCGCGCTCCTCCACGGCGACCCAGCGCGGCCCAACACGTTCGTTCGCGACGCGACGGCGGGCGCGCCGGACGCCGCAGCGACAGCGCCGGACGCAACAGCGACAGCGCCGGACGCAACGGCGACAGCGCCGGACGCAACGGCGACAGCGCCGGACGTCGACGGAACACCGACGGTCGGCCTCCTCGACTGGGAGCTCGCGCACGTCGGCGACCCCGTGCGCGAACTGCAGCGCGCGAACCGTCAGTTCGTCACCTCCACGTTCGACCCCGGCACCGACCGCCACGTCGACGCGTTCTACGACGGCTACCGCGAGCGCGCCGACGGCCTCCCCGACGGCTTCGACGACCGACACCGCATCTACGACGCCGTCGCGTACCTCGGCGTCAGCGGGTTCTTCGAGAAGTGGGAGCGCGAGTTCGAGACGTCGACCGACGAGATCGCCGCAGACGTTCGCGAGGAGATGGACCGACGACTCGACGCGGCGTGGAGCACGGTCGAGACCGCTCCCGGACACTGA